In one Cloacibacillus porcorum genomic region, the following are encoded:
- the mobA gene encoding molybdenum cofactor guanylyltransferase has translation MKASAVILAGGRSSRFGRDKSLLRVNNELLLERSLRRWGDMFDEVVIVSDSGCKFDIAGVTEVRDIYPCRGPLGGVHAGLTAVRNQWIFVAACDMPSIEKIFIQRLFDAVSGDSRVILPYHNGIIEPLCALYHIDCLPFAEKMLSMDSNCILDMYEMIPVHYLEAENCFFNINYPEDADSVCTAKENSSRRYKRRLHIFCGEKGLS, from the coding sequence TTGAAGGCCTCCGCGGTTATCCTGGCTGGCGGCAGGAGCAGTCGGTTCGGCCGCGACAAAAGTCTGCTGAGGGTAAATAATGAGCTGCTTTTGGAACGTTCTCTGCGCAGATGGGGGGATATGTTCGACGAAGTCGTTATAGTAAGCGACAGCGGCTGTAAATTTGATATAGCCGGAGTTACCGAAGTGCGGGATATTTATCCTTGCAGAGGTCCGCTGGGTGGAGTTCACGCAGGGCTTACGGCTGTGCGCAACCAATGGATTTTTGTTGCCGCCTGTGATATGCCAAGTATAGAAAAAATTTTCATTCAGAGGCTTTTCGATGCGGTTTCCGGCGACAGCCGAGTAATTTTGCCATATCATAACGGGATCATCGAACCATTGTGTGCCCTATACCATATAGATTGTCTTCCTTTTGCGGAGAAGATGCTCTCTATGGATAGTAATTGTATCCTTGATATGTATGAGATGATCCCGGTTCATTATCTTGAGGCTGAAAACTGCTTCTTCAACATAAATTACCCTGAAGATGCCGATAGCGTTTGTACGGCAAAAGAAAATAGTTCGCGCAGATATAAGAGGCGGCTGCATATTTTTTGCGGAGAAAAGGGGCTCAGCTGA
- the mobB gene encoding molybdopterin-guanine dinucleotide biosynthesis protein B: protein MYIFAVSGLSKTGKTTVVEAMVRSYSTKGFNVATIKNSACKNLTVENSGADTARHREAGAVATILRSPDITAIVRKKQLSLEELLIGIDYDIVILEGFGALDIPKIVTAASFVDADTKYTPNTFAFSGKLAASAVSYRSLPVINCFEDTDRLTELALDMAWRDPFMIAGRSGGVY, encoded by the coding sequence ATGTATATCTTTGCAGTCAGCGGCCTCTCAAAGACGGGAAAGACAACTGTCGTGGAGGCAATGGTCCGCAGCTATTCCACTAAAGGTTTCAACGTAGCGACGATAAAGAACAGCGCCTGTAAAAACCTTACCGTGGAGAATTCGGGGGCGGATACCGCCCGTCACAGAGAGGCGGGGGCAGTTGCCACTATATTGAGAAGTCCGGATATAACGGCGATAGTGCGAAAAAAACAACTATCGCTGGAAGAGTTGCTGATTGGCATAGACTATGACATCGTAATACTGGAGGGCTTTGGCGCTCTTGATATTCCTAAAATAGTAACGGCAGCTTCGTTTGTTGACGCGGATACAAAATATACTCCAAACACATTTGCATTTTCCGGTAAGCTTGCCGCGTCAGCGGTAAGCTACCGGTCTCTTCCGGTAATCAACTGTTTTGAGGATACAGACAGACTGACGGAGCTGGCTTTGGATATGGCTTGGCGCGATCCGTTCATGATTGCGGGGCGCAGCGGAGGCGTATATTGA
- the nhaC gene encoding Na+/H+ antiporter NhaC gives MSSSECKAPSFGSSFLALIAIIAILMVGILVFHVDLHILLILGLLSTILIGMSQGIGFGKLSDAMAGGVTRGLPAMFIFILIGVLIGSWISAGTVPALMYYGLKVISPSIFLPMAFLLCSLTSLCTGTSWGTAGTMGVAMMGMGMGLGMPPAWVAGAVVSGAVFGDKMSPISDTTVLASVSAGADLYDHIKAMLYTTVPAFTIAIVLYTILGLQYAGGELDLKDVDLITSTLEKSFNLNPLVMLPFFVLLGLSLMKVPATAAMFIGALAGSLVGLIFQGMSIAQVLTAMNYGYSTASGIPLVDKILMRGGIQSMMWTFSLSFIALALGGVLEEAGFLKTLINGLMVRIHSAGALVFTVIVTSTISTAAMAEVYLGIILNGTVYKKCFEEKGLKPAMLSRLTEEGSTCMGSMIPWTTMGAFIAGTLGVATWDYAPFAFLNYLTPLLSIIFAYLGMAIFWQGQPNRFFSGKRPPVDR, from the coding sequence ATGTCGAGTTCGGAATGCAAAGCTCCAAGTTTTGGTTCGTCGTTCTTAGCGCTGATAGCAATTATTGCAATCCTTATGGTTGGAATACTTGTTTTTCATGTTGATTTACACATATTATTGATCCTCGGTTTGCTGTCCACAATCCTGATTGGAATGTCGCAGGGTATCGGTTTTGGAAAACTTTCAGATGCGATGGCCGGAGGTGTTACACGCGGCCTGCCTGCGATGTTTATCTTTATACTCATAGGAGTGTTAATCGGTTCCTGGATATCTGCGGGGACGGTTCCAGCCTTGATGTATTATGGTCTTAAGGTCATATCTCCATCTATTTTTCTACCAATGGCCTTTCTTCTCTGTTCGCTTACCTCTCTCTGTACGGGAACGTCGTGGGGGACTGCGGGGACGATGGGAGTTGCGATGATGGGTATGGGCATGGGGTTGGGTATGCCGCCTGCGTGGGTTGCTGGCGCTGTAGTCTCTGGTGCGGTATTCGGAGATAAGATGTCTCCGATCTCTGACACGACGGTTCTTGCCTCTGTCTCCGCAGGGGCGGATCTTTACGACCATATCAAAGCGATGCTTTATACAACCGTGCCGGCCTTTACGATTGCGATAGTGCTCTACACCATATTGGGACTGCAATATGCCGGAGGTGAACTTGATCTGAAAGATGTAGATCTGATCACCTCTACGCTGGAAAAGAGTTTCAATCTTAATCCTCTTGTCATGCTGCCATTTTTTGTCCTGCTTGGTTTGAGCCTTATGAAGGTTCCGGCAACGGCGGCAATGTTTATCGGCGCCCTCGCGGGATCTTTGGTTGGGTTGATTTTTCAGGGAATGTCGATCGCTCAGGTGCTGACGGCTATGAATTACGGTTACAGTACGGCCAGTGGGATACCGCTAGTCGATAAGATACTCATGCGCGGCGGGATCCAGAGCATGATGTGGACTTTTTCCCTCTCTTTCATTGCGCTGGCACTTGGCGGGGTGCTGGAAGAAGCCGGTTTTCTGAAGACGCTTATAAACGGGCTGATGGTGCGCATCCACAGCGCCGGTGCCTTAGTCTTTACCGTGATCGTCACCAGTACCATATCGACCGCGGCCATGGCGGAGGTCTATCTGGGAATAATCCTTAACGGTACGGTCTATAAGAAATGTTTTGAAGAGAAGGGGCTTAAACCGGCGATGCTGAGCCGTCTCACCGAGGAGGGGTCGACCTGTATGGGATCAATGATCCCCTGGACGACGATGGGGGCTTTTATCGCCGGTACGCTTGGTGTCGCGACATGGGATTACGCGCCTTTTGCGTTTCTTAATTATTTGACGCCGCTTCTTTCGATTATATTTGCCTATCTTGGAATGGCAATTTTCTGGCAGGGACAGCCTAATAGGTTCTTTTCAGGTAAAAGGCCTCCGGTGGACAGATAG
- a CDS encoding helix-turn-helix domain-containing protein, with the protein MNRNFDQFVTKATSLIKKFGSADFYQWAFSLLVEQITCINAIMLYLYDDKKNLLQVEHAFGFERNVRGIHSFNTSEGICGKVFSSGKGELILDQYQLKSFAQNIEELVDIVHFDDGNISPVPSSLIAVPIMLENTPVGVLVIMDFSSQHLLTLRHLNYAENVTKIIALHRHFENINMENYDLHEELSLIKNVLERDGDMLLYAGVVSSAFSSIFLKGQEFDEMLKQAYSYTSFPMVLYNIFLEKMSCTDDTYDIELPENTIDMIQPHGLLKKEWRCVTQRGKCLYLLPVQYGGTIRGILAVCSHHSQLSIKERVVLETLSFYLSFVWLKKAAVNERNKSLKSELLTGILSGKKDDTLLTKAKILGLTKNGKFFVILLAVPDVDNHLDYCEKQEGAELLHTLEDIMKARTRGIIIVPEYNDICIIASCNAENCSNKRYANIVANVIEAITKARPDITVSGSRVYETIYNVRKCYWEANQCLTIIHKYFIHRKSFNYLDMGALRLLLTQRREDIEAYMEDILRPIIEYDKNKGTDLIMTLFYYSRFNKSVSYVSKKLNIHTNTLYQRVKKIEELLGYSLDDPMDWFDIQAASIMYGLIYTDLITKL; encoded by the coding sequence ATGAATAGAAATTTTGACCAATTCGTTACAAAAGCAACATCGCTGATTAAAAAGTTTGGTTCCGCTGATTTTTATCAGTGGGCCTTTTCCCTCCTTGTCGAGCAAATAACATGTATAAACGCAATCATGCTTTATCTTTACGACGACAAAAAAAATCTTTTACAAGTGGAACATGCTTTCGGTTTTGAACGCAACGTTCGTGGGATACATTCGTTCAATACCTCCGAGGGGATCTGCGGTAAAGTTTTTTCTTCAGGCAAAGGCGAGCTCATACTGGACCAGTATCAATTGAAATCTTTCGCACAAAACATAGAAGAGCTGGTAGATATCGTACATTTTGACGATGGTAACATCTCGCCGGTACCATCTTCTCTAATCGCCGTGCCGATTATGCTTGAAAATACGCCTGTTGGAGTTCTTGTTATTATGGATTTCTCTTCACAACATCTGCTTACGCTGCGGCATTTAAATTATGCTGAAAACGTCACAAAGATTATCGCGTTACACCGGCACTTTGAAAATATCAATATGGAGAACTACGATCTGCACGAAGAATTATCCCTTATAAAAAACGTATTGGAGCGTGACGGAGACATGCTTCTTTATGCTGGGGTCGTCTCATCCGCATTCAGCTCCATTTTTCTTAAGGGACAGGAATTTGACGAAATGCTCAAGCAGGCGTATTCATATACATCCTTTCCTATGGTACTTTATAATATATTCCTTGAGAAAATGAGCTGTACAGATGACACATACGACATAGAACTTCCCGAAAATACCATTGATATGATACAGCCACACGGACTTCTCAAAAAAGAATGGCGATGCGTGACACAGCGTGGAAAATGCCTTTATTTGCTCCCTGTGCAATACGGCGGTACGATAAGGGGCATACTGGCCGTGTGCTCCCATCATAGCCAACTATCAATAAAGGAACGTGTTGTACTGGAGACACTATCTTTTTATCTGTCGTTTGTCTGGCTCAAAAAAGCGGCAGTCAACGAAAGAAACAAAAGTCTAAAAAGTGAATTGCTGACAGGAATACTCTCCGGCAAAAAAGACGACACACTTCTGACCAAGGCCAAGATACTCGGGCTCACGAAAAACGGAAAGTTTTTTGTCATACTTCTGGCGGTTCCAGATGTAGACAATCACCTCGACTACTGCGAAAAACAGGAGGGTGCGGAGCTGCTGCATACACTCGAAGACATCATGAAAGCTAGAACGCGGGGAATTATAATCGTGCCGGAATATAACGATATCTGCATAATAGCCTCCTGTAACGCGGAGAACTGCAGTAACAAACGTTATGCCAACATCGTTGCCAACGTCATAGAGGCTATAACGAAAGCCCGGCCGGATATCACCGTAAGCGGCAGCCGTGTCTATGAGACAATTTATAACGTACGCAAATGTTATTGGGAGGCCAACCAGTGCCTCACCATAATTCATAAGTACTTCATCCACCGCAAAAGTTTCAACTACCTTGATATGGGCGCGCTGCGTCTGCTGCTCACGCAGAGGAGAGAAGATATTGAGGCATATATGGAAGACATCCTGCGCCCCATCATCGAATATGACAAAAACAAAGGCACCGACTTGATCATGACGCTTTTTTATTACTCAAGGTTTAACAAGTCGGTGAGCTATGTGTCTAAAAAGCTCAATATACACACCAATACGCTTTATCAAAGAGTTAAGAAGATAGAAGAGCTGCTGGGATACAGCCTTGACGATCCTATGGACTGGTTTGACATACAAGCTGCCAGTATTATGTACGGCCTCATATATACGGACCTAATAACAAAGCTATAA
- a CDS encoding metal-dependent hydrolase family protein, with product MKRKLFLNAILIDGNGGKPIHNSGMLVEGHHILSVGGAEDFSRCDGDIEIFDCCGKTIMPGMINGHVHIFMEPYTWDRVAYLQNPISSVCIEIIKNLEKTLHSGVTYIRDLGGVFDLDIQFREYVNDGKVQGPGMICARHPLTITGGHGADFSLCCDGPQEFIKGVREQIAGGADLIKIMPTAGYSRPKMRVNHNIIEDTVYMSSSEIKAAADEAHKMGKIIAAHCYGFAGIYNSVMNGADTIEHGQFRAPYKDEARTLADEMALRGTWLVPTLSAFFKEYNRYEVEEKYTSVIESFRLCHKAGVKIAMGTDAGVPWVGHDKAALELEHMTLYGMSSMEAICASTKSAAEMLGIIKEYGTLESGKFADFLILDGNPLEDIKVLQGKLRVCKHGTLI from the coding sequence ATGAAAAGAAAACTTTTCTTAAATGCAATACTGATCGACGGCAATGGCGGGAAACCTATACACAACAGCGGAATGCTGGTGGAAGGCCATCATATCTTATCAGTCGGGGGCGCTGAAGATTTTTCACGGTGTGATGGCGATATAGAGATTTTCGACTGTTGTGGCAAGACAATCATGCCGGGAATGATAAACGGGCATGTACACATATTCATGGAACCGTACACATGGGACAGAGTAGCCTATCTCCAGAATCCGATCTCCTCCGTCTGTATAGAAATCATAAAAAATCTTGAAAAGACGCTGCACTCAGGAGTTACATATATCCGTGATCTCGGCGGCGTCTTCGATCTTGATATTCAGTTCCGTGAGTATGTCAATGACGGAAAGGTCCAGGGACCAGGAATGATCTGCGCGAGGCATCCTTTGACGATTACTGGAGGCCATGGCGCCGACTTTAGTCTCTGCTGCGACGGGCCACAGGAATTCATAAAAGGAGTCAGGGAACAGATCGCAGGCGGCGCCGATTTGATCAAGATCATGCCCACCGCTGGTTACTCCAGGCCAAAAATGAGAGTCAACCATAACATTATTGAGGATACGGTATATATGTCTTCCTCAGAGATAAAGGCTGCCGCCGATGAGGCACACAAAATGGGCAAGATCATCGCCGCGCACTGCTACGGTTTCGCCGGTATATATAATTCTGTGATGAATGGCGCCGACACTATAGAGCACGGCCAATTCCGCGCCCCATATAAAGACGAGGCGCGGACTCTGGCCGATGAGATGGCATTACGCGGTACATGGCTAGTACCTACGCTTTCTGCCTTTTTTAAAGAATACAACCGTTACGAAGTGGAAGAGAAATACACCTCCGTCATAGAATCTTTCCGCCTTTGCCACAAGGCCGGCGTAAAAATAGCGATGGGAACCGACGCCGGCGTACCATGGGTCGGACATGACAAAGCAGCGCTTGAGTTGGAACATATGACCCTCTACGGCATGAGCAGCATGGAGGCCATCTGTGCCTCGACGAAGAGCGCCGCGGAGATGCTCGGCATCATAAAAGAATACGGAACGCTTGAAAGCGGCAAATTCGCCGACTTTCTTATCCTCGACGGTAATCCTCTGGAAGATATTAAAGTATTGCAGGGGAAATTAAGGGTCTGCAAACACGGAACCCTTATCTGA
- a CDS encoding NAD(P)/FAD-dependent oxidoreductase: MKTIIIGNGAAGLSAVRSFRKYDSASPITIISKEGGDAYSRVLLPYILRGKLPYDKLFLPYAKELRRLGVEYIEGEVLSLDEKAGIISLTGEETLTYDNLLIASGSSALWPPVKGIEQPGIYHLWTRRDLDSLMEEFRTKKEVLIIGSGFVSLQAAWSARSIGLGVTLVEIADRLMPLVLDTRASAIMAEQMERFGVEVHTSTITEEIKKDGGRFFIKLKDKEPVKADFIIVGAGVGANIGFLKGSGVEYGRTIPVDSRMRTNISNIYAAGDAAAGPSAFGDEHVTHALWPTAVEMGAVAGANMAGKDIAYGGSLNMNVTQMFNVTVASMGKFNDADIDDSYTYDAEAGHGYCKLCYKNGFIVGICLVGTSEAVSLFGKLRPVIRKHLSVKCPPAKMDTFLNVRLFEK; encoded by the coding sequence TTGAAAACCATCATTATAGGAAATGGCGCGGCAGGTCTTTCGGCCGTCAGGTCTTTCAGAAAATATGATTCTGCGAGTCCAATAACGATCATTTCAAAAGAGGGCGGCGATGCCTATTCAAGAGTGCTTCTGCCCTATATCCTTCGCGGAAAGCTCCCCTACGATAAGCTGTTTCTGCCATACGCGAAAGAACTTAGAAGGTTGGGCGTGGAATATATCGAGGGCGAGGTCTTATCGCTGGATGAGAAGGCTGGAATCATATCTCTTACCGGAGAAGAGACACTGACCTACGACAATCTGCTCATCGCCAGCGGCTCCAGCGCTCTCTGGCCTCCGGTAAAAGGTATCGAACAGCCAGGCATATACCATCTCTGGACGAGACGTGATCTGGATTCGCTCATGGAAGAATTCAGGACAAAAAAAGAGGTCCTGATCATCGGCTCTGGTTTCGTATCTCTGCAGGCTGCATGGTCGGCTCGCTCTATCGGTCTCGGCGTCACGCTTGTGGAAATCGCCGACCGGCTGATGCCTCTCGTCCTTGACACTCGCGCCAGCGCGATAATGGCGGAGCAGATGGAACGGTTTGGCGTAGAAGTCCACACCTCTACAATAACTGAGGAGATCAAGAAAGACGGCGGTCGTTTCTTTATAAAGCTAAAGGATAAAGAGCCGGTAAAAGCCGATTTTATAATCGTGGGAGCTGGCGTGGGAGCTAATATTGGATTTCTCAAAGGCAGCGGCGTTGAGTACGGACGTACAATACCGGTGGACAGCCGCATGCGTACCAACATTTCCAATATATACGCGGCAGGAGATGCCGCCGCCGGCCCCTCAGCCTTCGGAGACGAGCATGTGACACACGCGCTGTGGCCAACCGCGGTGGAGATGGGCGCTGTTGCCGGAGCCAATATGGCCGGAAAAGATATCGCCTACGGCGGAAGCCTGAATATGAACGTCACGCAGATGTTCAATGTGACGGTGGCCTCGATGGGTAAGTTCAACGACGCCGATATCGACGATTCATACACCTACGACGCGGAGGCAGGACACGGTTATTGTAAGCTGTGCTATAAGAACGGCTTTATCGTAGGAATATGCCTTGTCGGGACATCGGAGGCTGTGAGTCTGTTTGGAAAACTGAGGCCTGTCATCCGCAAACATCTTTCAGTAAAGTGCCCTCCGGCAAAGATGGACACTTTCCTCAACGTAAGACTTTTCGAAAAATAA
- a CDS encoding 4Fe-4S dicluster domain-containing protein, producing the protein MKVITMDTSKCVGCRNCELACAFANSKETCERKASMIRVNHYIEEHAVIPMTCLHCEEPWCMAVCPSGAIIRDPQSNAVIIQKEKCAGCKMCILACPYGNIHFDAELQVSRKCDLCGGKPRCVGHCIAGALNFEEIEDYTDRSRRRTDLQLAKQMIRKCAGREAAKDAR; encoded by the coding sequence ATGAAAGTAATAACAATGGATACATCAAAATGCGTAGGCTGCCGTAACTGCGAACTGGCCTGTGCCTTTGCTAATTCGAAAGAGACCTGTGAGCGCAAAGCCTCCATGATACGAGTAAACCATTATATTGAAGAGCACGCCGTTATCCCCATGACCTGTCTGCACTGCGAAGAGCCATGGTGTATGGCCGTCTGTCCCTCCGGCGCCATCATACGTGATCCGCAGAGCAACGCGGTCATAATTCAAAAAGAAAAATGCGCCGGCTGTAAAATGTGTATCCTTGCCTGCCCTTACGGCAATATACATTTCGACGCGGAACTCCAGGTAAGCCGCAAGTGCGACCTCTGCGGCGGAAAACCGCGCTGCGTCGGCCATTGTATCGCCGGAGCGCTTAACTTTGAGGAGATAGAGGATTATACAGACCGCTCAAGGAGAAGGACCGACCTGCAGCTCGCCAAACAGATGATACGTAAATGCGCCGGCAGGGAGGCGGCAAAGGATGCCAGATAG
- a CDS encoding molybdopterin-containing oxidoreductase family protein: protein MPDRKSVNTTCRMCGTLCGITAHIENNRVVDIEGNPEHLFSKGRTCIKGSSAVTWLNRPDRIFKPLKRNMAGEFEEIELERAMDEIAAKLIEIQKKYGDNAIGIWKGEGIDFAQQENLARRFAHAVGTPNYFSNDTQCYASRHIAFHLVYGCWPLADYANADLIINWGTNAPISHSHWMQAINEGREKGAKLMVVDTRYTEIARQADLYVQIRPGTDGALAWGIIREMIEHDEIDHDFVDNFTVGYDKVVEYAQGFSRERVSQITGVSESLISRITDEIAQARPRLASWAGCGLEHQINGVNNIRTITMIDALAGATDRKGGMRIPMGFGLPELTLYKEKPLTELDPIGAKRFPVLYEMRQECHTGLLMDQIISEKPYPFKGLVMTAANPALTNANSAKVRKALSKLELLVVKDLFITETALLADYVIPAASYLEREEMFFNGALRAAFITGKYLDYGLQTEYEFVKGLAERMGAGEYFPWKDDHELNEWLLKPTGYTTADLHTAPGGFIFGENPCEKHLNKLTTGEKRFFDTPTGKIEFYSAHLEAKNIPGIDGLPQYHPPHYLAEPDPDYPILLSTGARKQKFFHGRYRNIPQLYKAEPHGHLEMHPEDAKTLGLKDGDRVRVTSRIGSFETLAQVMHEKEIVRGTMQHTHGFADENVNEVTYDDVSDPISGFPVLKSIQVRVEKL, encoded by the coding sequence ATGCCAGATAGAAAAAGTGTCAACACTACCTGCCGCATGTGCGGCACCCTATGCGGCATAACCGCCCATATCGAAAACAACAGGGTCGTTGATATCGAAGGCAATCCTGAGCATCTATTCAGTAAAGGACGTACCTGTATAAAGGGAAGCTCCGCCGTCACCTGGCTCAACCGGCCAGACCGCATCTTCAAGCCGCTCAAACGCAATATGGCAGGAGAATTTGAGGAGATAGAGCTGGAGCGGGCGATGGATGAGATCGCCGCCAAACTGATCGAAATACAAAAAAAATATGGCGACAACGCAATCGGAATCTGGAAGGGCGAGGGAATAGATTTCGCGCAGCAGGAGAACCTAGCGCGCCGCTTCGCGCACGCGGTAGGAACACCAAATTATTTTTCCAATGACACACAATGCTACGCTTCGCGCCATATTGCTTTTCATCTCGTATACGGATGCTGGCCGCTGGCGGATTATGCCAACGCGGATCTGATAATCAACTGGGGAACTAACGCGCCGATATCACATTCACACTGGATGCAGGCCATCAACGAAGGACGGGAAAAGGGTGCCAAATTGATGGTCGTGGACACACGCTACACGGAGATAGCACGCCAGGCGGACCTCTACGTACAGATCCGTCCAGGCACCGACGGGGCGCTTGCGTGGGGAATCATCCGCGAAATGATAGAGCACGACGAAATTGACCATGACTTCGTCGATAATTTTACCGTTGGATACGATAAAGTCGTGGAATACGCGCAGGGCTTCTCCCGTGAGCGTGTTTCGCAGATAACCGGCGTATCTGAGTCTCTCATCTCAAGAATCACCGACGAGATCGCGCAGGCACGGCCGCGCCTTGCGAGCTGGGCCGGATGCGGGCTTGAGCATCAGATCAACGGCGTCAACAACATCAGGACGATAACGATGATAGACGCCCTCGCGGGAGCTACCGACCGTAAAGGAGGTATGAGGATCCCAATGGGTTTTGGCCTCCCCGAACTCACACTTTATAAAGAAAAACCGCTTACGGAGCTTGACCCAATCGGTGCCAAGCGTTTCCCCGTCCTATATGAGATGCGGCAGGAATGCCACACAGGCCTGCTGATGGACCAGATAATCAGCGAAAAACCTTATCCCTTCAAAGGACTTGTGATGACCGCTGCCAACCCGGCGCTGACGAACGCAAACTCGGCAAAGGTGCGCAAGGCCCTCTCAAAGCTGGAGCTTCTGGTGGTAAAGGATCTCTTTATAACCGAAACGGCGCTGCTTGCTGATTATGTAATCCCGGCGGCCTCCTATCTTGAGCGCGAGGAGATGTTCTTCAACGGGGCGTTGAGGGCCGCCTTCATTACGGGTAAATATCTTGACTACGGACTGCAGACTGAATATGAATTTGTCAAAGGACTCGCGGAACGGATGGGCGCCGGTGAATATTTCCCCTGGAAAGACGATCATGAGCTTAACGAATGGCTGCTGAAACCAACCGGATACACTACGGCGGATCTGCACACCGCGCCAGGAGGATTTATCTTCGGGGAGAACCCCTGCGAAAAGCATTTAAACAAACTAACAACGGGTGAGAAAAGATTTTTCGACACCCCAACCGGAAAGATAGAATTTTACAGCGCTCATCTGGAGGCAAAAAATATCCCCGGCATTGACGGACTGCCGCAATACCATCCACCGCACTACCTGGCGGAACCGGACCCGGATTATCCGATACTGTTATCCACGGGAGCACGTAAACAGAAATTTTTCCACGGAAGATACCGAAACATTCCCCAGCTCTATAAGGCGGAGCCACATGGACATCTGGAGATGCATCCCGAGGATGCTAAAACACTGGGATTAAAAGATGGAGACAGAGTACGCGTCACCTCCAGAATAGGAAGTTTCGAGACTCTCGCGCAGGTAATGCACGAGAAGGAGATCGTTAGGGGCACAATGCAGCACACACATGGATTTGCCGATGAAAATGTAAATGAAGTAACCTATGACGACGTCTCCGATCCCATCTCCGGCTTTCCGGTACTAAAATCTATCCAGGTGCGCGTAGAAAAACTTTAA
- a CDS encoding GntR family transcriptional regulator — MRSDTPNNLVNDIYVSLKQDILWLRLKPKTMLTETYLAEIYKTSKTPIREALSMLVRDELVSVFPRKGYMVTDVSMSDMRDMHQYRYILENANLVHAVKYATKEQLAHLDELAEMDRYYTEDDPHFSKEVVCNNAFHFYLAEMTGNRILLKQLTDTLEKLQRIMYFVAEKDYMFRGCEEHHQLVRHIADKELEKAQIILHHHISEVLEHISKMRGISKLF, encoded by the coding sequence ATGAGATCAGATACGCCCAACAACCTGGTAAACGACATTTATGTTTCCCTCAAGCAGGACATCCTCTGGCTGCGGCTCAAGCCGAAGACTATGCTGACGGAAACCTATCTGGCCGAGATATACAAGACCAGCAAGACGCCGATACGGGAGGCGCTGTCAATGCTCGTGCGCGACGAACTCGTAAGCGTCTTTCCGCGCAAGGGGTACATGGTCACCGACGTCTCTATGAGCGATATGCGCGACATGCACCAGTACCGCTACATACTGGAAAACGCCAACCTCGTCCACGCCGTGAAGTACGCCACCAAAGAACAGCTCGCCCACCTTGACGAGCTCGCGGAGATGGACCGTTATTATACGGAGGACGATCCGCACTTTTCCAAAGAGGTGGTCTGCAACAACGCCTTTCATTTTTATCTCGCGGAGATGACCGGCAACCGTATCCTTCTCAAACAGCTGACCGACACTCTGGAAAAATTGCAGCGCATAATGTACTTTGTCGCGGAGAAAGATTACATGTTCCGCGGCTGCGAGGAACATCATCAGCTTGTGCGGCACATCGCCGACAAAGAGCTGGAAAAGGCGCAGATCATCCTCCACCACCATATAAGCGAGGTGCTGGAACACATCTCGAAGATGCGCGGCATCTCCAAACTATTCTAA